The Streptomyces sp. NBC_01775 genome includes a region encoding these proteins:
- a CDS encoding nuclear transport factor 2 family protein, producing MRPVDVVTQLWERIDARDWPGMERLVAADVVVEWPVSGERIVGRANFVAVQSEYPEGWSIRVLRIVAQGEQEPGRPAEVVSEVEVPHTELGIFRAASFWTVHDGRITAATEYWTDLYGEQPPVWRQELTEAM from the coding sequence ATGAGACCTGTGGACGTGGTGACGCAGCTGTGGGAGCGGATAGATGCCAGGGACTGGCCGGGGATGGAGCGGCTGGTAGCGGCGGACGTCGTCGTGGAGTGGCCGGTCAGCGGCGAGCGGATCGTGGGGCGGGCGAATTTCGTCGCGGTCCAGAGCGAGTATCCGGAGGGCTGGTCCATACGGGTCCTGCGGATCGTCGCGCAGGGTGAGCAGGAGCCCGGCCGGCCCGCCGAGGTCGTCTCCGAAGTCGAGGTGCCGCACACGGAGTTGGGCATCTTCCGCGCCGCCTCGTTCTGGACCGTCCACGACGGCCGTATCACCGCGGCAACGGAGTACTGGACGGATCTGTACGGCGAGCAGCCTCCGGTATGGAGACAGGAGCTGACCGAGGCGATGTGA
- a CDS encoding urea ABC transporter substrate-binding protein — translation MVTLMTLAVLAYVLLLSAVTPADPHPRPPLRVGILHSHTGRLAQAEKPLNDATVMAIDEINAQGGLLGRKVVPILADGRSSRRVFAKETERLLTRGGVQVIFGGYESAARRSMIPVVERNGGLLFYPAVYEGGESSRRVVYTGATPNQYITPAIQWFLDNGARTFFLVGSDYIYPRVSLALVHSQLMSSGGRVLGEEYLLPRSRDVKGTVLRIHKTEPDVIVSALAGDTNGPFFSALRSGDADAQRIPTLNLVADEWELRSLEARRKSGAFVAGDYVAANYFESLPDHVNQTFVREFKRRYGVPHVSDTVAAAYAGVHLWARAVRAAGNTSPEAVLRSVRGASVKAPGGTVYADRQNRHLWKRARVGRIRLDGRIEPVWSSEAVIRPAPYSPYRSKQEWDSLVSYLYQGWGKRWERKPGGPKLPLESRPGAP, via the coding sequence ATGGTCACGCTCATGACGCTGGCGGTCCTCGCCTACGTCCTGCTCCTCTCAGCGGTCACCCCGGCCGACCCGCATCCCAGGCCCCCGCTCCGGGTGGGGATCCTGCACTCCCACACCGGCCGGCTCGCCCAGGCGGAGAAGCCGCTCAACGACGCGACGGTGATGGCGATCGACGAGATCAACGCCCAAGGAGGCCTGCTGGGCCGGAAGGTGGTGCCCATCCTCGCGGACGGGCGCTCCAGCCGAAGGGTCTTCGCCAAGGAGACCGAAAGGCTGCTGACCAGGGGCGGAGTCCAGGTGATCTTCGGAGGGTACGAATCGGCCGCGCGCCGCAGCATGATCCCGGTGGTGGAGCGGAACGGCGGACTGCTGTTCTACCCGGCGGTCTACGAGGGCGGTGAGTCCTCACGCCGTGTGGTCTACACCGGGGCGACCCCGAACCAGTACATCACCCCGGCGATCCAGTGGTTCCTGGACAACGGGGCCCGCACGTTCTTTCTCGTCGGCTCCGACTACATCTATCCGCGCGTATCCCTCGCACTCGTGCATTCCCAACTGATGTCCTCCGGCGGGCGGGTGCTCGGAGAGGAGTATCTGCTGCCCCGTTCACGCGACGTCAAGGGCACCGTCCTCAGAATCCACAAGACCGAGCCCGATGTCATCGTCTCGGCTCTCGCAGGCGACACCAACGGCCCTTTCTTCAGCGCCCTCAGAAGCGGCGACGCCGACGCGCAGCGCATTCCCACGCTCAATCTCGTAGCGGACGAATGGGAGTTGCGTTCCCTGGAGGCCCGCAGGAAATCCGGGGCCTTCGTCGCGGGCGACTACGTCGCGGCCAACTATTTCGAGTCCCTGCCGGACCACGTCAACCAGACGTTTGTGCGGGAGTTCAAGCGGCGCTACGGCGTCCCGCACGTCTCCGACACGGTGGCGGCGGCCTACGCGGGGGTGCACCTGTGGGCACGTGCCGTGCGCGCAGCGGGAAACACCTCGCCGGAGGCGGTGCTGCGCTCGGTGCGCGGTGCCTCCGTCAAAGCGCCGGGCGGCACCGTCTACGCCGACCGGCAAAACCGTCACCTGTGGAAGCGGGCCCGCGTCGGGCGCATCCGGCTCGACGGCAGGATCGAGCCCGTCTGGTCCTCCGAGGCCGTCATCCGCCCGGCCCCCTACAGCCCGTACCGCAGCAAGCAGGAGTGGGACAGCCTCGTCAGCTACCTCTACCAGGGGTGGGGAAAGCGCTGGGAGCGCAAGCCCGGCGGTCCCAAACTCCCCCTGGAATCCCGGCCCGGCGCCCCGTGA
- a CDS encoding bestrophin-like domain has translation MKHHRLWLPWLLLLGSGAGLVAIRLADLPAVVTCLLLVATAVVLVNAGLPLARHGVRHVVAEQNVAVQAAVFAIVGSLYATLVHFSVVVVWDGYSRADTTVAQEANALADLERMSKGFSGPVHRQVRETSLTYAGIVIDDEWHAMTRRGSDPQAQAALAELWTIYTSMGPEDRENALYAPSIERLNQLDDNRRLRLRAGVRDVPAVVWLMFYCGGVLAVVTVFLFGVRRGWLQRVIVSVLAAVVALTVFLVTSFEKPFEGDAGIRPDTFETVQDHLRSQER, from the coding sequence GTGAAACACCACCGTCTGTGGCTCCCCTGGCTCCTGCTGCTGGGCTCGGGCGCGGGGCTGGTCGCCATCCGGCTCGCGGACCTCCCCGCCGTGGTGACCTGCCTGCTGCTGGTCGCCACGGCCGTGGTGCTCGTCAACGCGGGGCTGCCGCTGGCCAGGCACGGGGTGCGGCACGTGGTGGCCGAACAGAACGTGGCGGTGCAGGCGGCGGTCTTCGCGATCGTGGGTTCGCTGTACGCCACCCTCGTCCACTTCTCCGTCGTGGTCGTGTGGGACGGCTACTCGCGCGCCGACACCACCGTCGCGCAGGAGGCCAACGCGCTGGCCGACCTGGAGCGGATGTCCAAGGGGTTCTCGGGCCCCGTGCACCGGCAGGTGCGCGAGACGTCGCTGACCTACGCGGGCATCGTCATCGACGACGAGTGGCACGCCATGACCCGGCGCGGCTCGGACCCGCAGGCCCAGGCGGCGCTGGCCGAGCTGTGGACGATCTACACCAGCATGGGCCCCGAGGACCGGGAGAACGCCCTGTACGCCCCCTCCATCGAGCGCCTCAACCAGCTCGACGACAACCGCAGGCTGCGGCTGCGCGCGGGGGTGCGGGACGTCCCGGCCGTGGTCTGGCTGATGTTCTACTGCGGCGGCGTCCTCGCGGTCGTCACCGTGTTCCTCTTCGGGGTCCGCCGCGGCTGGCTCCAGCGGGTCATCGTGTCCGTGCTGGCCGCCGTCGTGGCACTCACCGTCTTTCTGGTCACCTCCTTCGAGAAGCCCTTCGAGGGCGACGCGGGCATCAGGCCCGACACGTTCGAGACCGTCCAGGACCATTTGCGCTCCCAGGAGAGATGA
- a CDS encoding fumarate reductase/succinate dehydrogenase flavoprotein subunit: protein MTQVERQQWDVVIIGAGGAGLRAAIEAREQGLRTAVICKSLFGKAHTVMAEGGIAASMGNVNEGDNWQVHFRDTMRGGKFLNQWRMAELHAREAPDRVWELETWGALFDRTKDGRISQRNFGGHEYPRLAHVGDRTGLELIRTLQQKVVALQQEDFKESGDYEARIKVFQECTVTRVLKDGEKVSGAFCYERETGRFFVMEAPSVVLATGGIGKSFKVTSNSWEYTGDGHALALLAGASLINMEFVQFHPTGMVWPPSVKGILVTESVRGDGGVLRNSEGKRFMFDYVPDVFKEKYAESEQEADGWYEDPDNNRRPPELLPRDEVARAINSEVKAGRGTPHGGVYLDVSTRMPAEVIKRRLPSMHHQFMELADVDITAEPMEVGPTCHYVMGGVDVDSETAAARGVPGLFAAGEVAGGMHGSNRLGGNSLSDLLVFGRRAGLYAAEYARGYGPERPAVSEEQVAAAADEALRPFNVAEAPAPKTGAAVPPENPYTVHQELQQAMNNLVGIIRREEEMTQALAKLAELRGRARRAGIEGHRQFNPGWHLALDLRNMLLVSECVARAARNRTESRGGHTRDDYPAMDREWRRANLVCTLADGTAEPEGAEESAGSREEGGGRITIRRREMPPIRGDLLDLFEKDELIKYLTDEELTTE from the coding sequence ATGACGCAAGTGGAACGCCAACAGTGGGACGTGGTGATCATCGGCGCCGGCGGCGCCGGGCTGCGGGCCGCGATCGAGGCACGGGAGCAGGGCCTGCGCACCGCCGTCATCTGCAAGTCACTGTTCGGCAAGGCCCATACGGTGATGGCCGAGGGCGGCATCGCGGCCAGCATGGGCAACGTCAACGAGGGCGACAACTGGCAGGTGCACTTCCGCGACACCATGCGCGGCGGCAAGTTCCTCAACCAGTGGCGGATGGCCGAGCTGCACGCGCGCGAGGCCCCCGACCGGGTGTGGGAGCTGGAGACCTGGGGCGCGCTGTTCGACCGTACGAAGGACGGCCGGATCTCGCAGCGCAACTTCGGCGGGCACGAGTATCCACGCCTGGCCCACGTGGGCGACCGCACCGGGCTGGAGCTGATCAGGACGCTCCAGCAGAAGGTCGTCGCGCTCCAGCAGGAGGACTTCAAGGAGTCCGGCGACTACGAGGCGCGGATCAAGGTCTTCCAGGAGTGCACGGTCACGCGCGTGCTCAAGGACGGCGAGAAGGTCTCCGGCGCCTTCTGCTACGAGCGCGAGACGGGCCGCTTCTTCGTGATGGAGGCCCCCTCGGTCGTCCTGGCGACCGGCGGCATCGGCAAGTCGTTCAAGGTGACCTCCAACTCCTGGGAGTACACCGGCGACGGGCACGCGCTGGCGCTGCTGGCCGGGGCCTCGCTCATCAACATGGAGTTCGTGCAGTTCCACCCGACCGGCATGGTCTGGCCGCCGTCGGTGAAGGGGATCCTGGTCACCGAGTCGGTGCGCGGCGACGGCGGGGTGCTGCGCAACTCCGAGGGCAAGCGCTTCATGTTCGACTACGTGCCGGACGTCTTCAAGGAGAAGTACGCCGAGTCCGAGCAGGAGGCCGACGGCTGGTACGAGGACCCGGACAACAACCGCCGCCCGCCCGAGCTGCTGCCCCGCGACGAGGTGGCCCGCGCCATCAACTCCGAGGTCAAAGCCGGGCGCGGCACCCCGCACGGCGGCGTCTACCTCGACGTCTCGACCCGGATGCCCGCCGAGGTGATCAAGCGACGGCTGCCCTCCATGCACCACCAGTTCATGGAGCTGGCGGACGTGGACATCACCGCCGAGCCCATGGAGGTCGGGCCCACCTGCCACTACGTCATGGGCGGCGTGGACGTCGACTCGGAGACGGCGGCGGCGCGCGGCGTCCCCGGCCTCTTCGCCGCGGGCGAGGTCGCCGGCGGCATGCACGGCTCCAACAGGCTGGGCGGCAACTCGCTGTCCGACCTGCTGGTCTTCGGGCGGCGGGCCGGGCTGTACGCGGCGGAGTACGCCCGCGGGTACGGCCCCGAGCGGCCCGCCGTGAGCGAGGAGCAGGTCGCGGCGGCGGCCGACGAGGCACTGCGCCCGTTCAACGTCGCCGAGGCCCCCGCGCCGAAGACCGGCGCGGCAGTGCCGCCGGAGAACCCGTACACCGTCCACCAGGAGCTCCAGCAGGCGATGAACAACCTGGTCGGCATCATCCGCCGCGAGGAGGAGATGACCCAGGCCCTGGCGAAGCTGGCCGAGCTGCGCGGGCGGGCCAGGCGGGCGGGGATCGAGGGGCACCGGCAGTTCAACCCGGGCTGGCACCTGGCGCTGGACCTGCGGAACATGCTGCTGGTCAGCGAATGCGTGGCCCGTGCCGCGCGGAACCGGACGGAGTCGCGCGGCGGCCACACCCGCGACGACTACCCCGCGATGGACCGCGAGTGGCGCCGCGCCAACCTCGTCTGCACGCTGGCGGACGGGACGGCCGAGCCCGAGGGCGCCGAGGAGTCCGCCGGCTCCCGCGAGGAGGGCGGCGGGCGCATCACCATCCGGCGGCGGGAGATGCCCCCGATCCGCGGCGATCTCCTCGATCTGTTCGAGAAGGACGAGCTGATCAAGTACCTGACCGACGAGGAGCTGACGACCGAGTGA
- a CDS encoding succinate dehydrogenase/fumarate reductase iron-sulfur subunit codes for MTTAADTTSYDAHFKVWRGDVDGGGLEDFTVEVNEGEVVLDIIHRLQATQAPDLAVRWNCKAGKCGSCSAEINGRPRLLCMTRMSVFERTDVITVTPLRAFPVVRDLVTDVGFNYEKAREVPAFVPPQDLGPGEYRMQQEDVGRSQEFRKCIECFLCQDTCHVVRDHEENKTAFAGPRFLMRVAELDMHPLDAAEDDGLDRKTTAQDEHGLGYCNITKCCTEVCPEGIKITDNALIPLKERAADRKYDPLVWLGNVIRRRT; via the coding sequence GTGACTACCGCTGCGGACACGACGAGCTACGACGCGCACTTCAAGGTCTGGCGCGGCGATGTGGACGGCGGCGGCCTGGAGGACTTCACCGTCGAGGTGAACGAGGGCGAGGTCGTCCTCGACATCATCCACCGCCTCCAGGCCACCCAGGCCCCGGACCTCGCGGTGCGCTGGAACTGCAAGGCGGGCAAGTGCGGTTCGTGCAGCGCGGAGATCAACGGGCGGCCCCGGCTGCTGTGCATGACGCGGATGTCCGTCTTCGAGCGGACCGACGTCATCACCGTCACGCCGCTGCGGGCCTTCCCCGTGGTGCGCGACCTGGTCACCGACGTCGGCTTCAACTACGAGAAGGCCCGCGAGGTCCCCGCCTTCGTGCCGCCCCAGGACCTCGGCCCCGGTGAGTACCGGATGCAGCAGGAGGACGTGGGGCGCTCGCAGGAGTTCCGCAAGTGCATCGAGTGCTTCTTGTGCCAGGACACGTGTCACGTGGTCCGGGACCACGAGGAGAACAAGACGGCCTTCGCCGGCCCGCGCTTCTTGATGCGCGTCGCGGAGCTGGACATGCACCCGCTGGACGCCGCGGAGGACGACGGCCTGGACCGCAAGACCACGGCGCAGGACGAGCACGGGCTCGGATACTGCAACATCACCAAGTGCTGCACGGAGGTCTGTCCGGAGGGCATCAAGATCACGGACAACGCGCTGATCCCGCTCAAGGAGCGGGCCGCGGATCGTAAGTACGATCCGCTGGTGTGGCTGGGGAACGTGATCCGGCGGCGTACCTAG
- a CDS encoding sensor histidine kinase — protein sequence MDEQRGRGGARAEADSGTGAEAWAGTGAWAGVGLMAGVAVSAGLASLVSPWWALATVVCAFLTGRRRGRALPAALTLAGVVVADMVAVFTVPSWLTPGSRYAAVVIAVGTVSWCVGRFWRQYAELVRAGWERAERLERERQLVAEQARLRERSRIAQDMHDVLGHDLSLLALSAGALKLAPGLAAEHKQTAEDIRGRAEAAVDRLGEVVGVLREEADGAPARPADTDVARLVEEARASGLPVEARVIGASGVGPPVVVLRAVHRVVQEALTNAARHAPGAAVTVDVTHGAEESRVAVENGPPSEGTAHRTDGRPTAGRTADGRTAGGRTVGGRTVGGRTVGGRGLVGLDERVRLAGGTFSCGPTPDGGFAVSARLPRTRPAQARTQAPALSPQPSVSPSLSPHEPLSPHEQHRRARRALGRTLLVATAVCALATALLGGALAWWDMLVTERSVLAAEDFTRLRPGQDRAEIAAYLPGEQTAHRPAHSPPPPTGHGTTCEYYAMTADLFDDRSGDAYRLCFRAGTLVSAEALRP from the coding sequence GTGGACGAGCAACGAGGCAGGGGCGGGGCGCGGGCCGAGGCCGATTCCGGGACCGGGGCCGAGGCCTGGGCCGGGACCGGGGCCTGGGCGGGAGTCGGGCTCATGGCGGGGGTTGCGGTCTCCGCCGGGCTCGCCTCGCTGGTCAGCCCGTGGTGGGCGTTGGCGACAGTGGTGTGTGCCTTTCTCACGGGGCGGCGGCGGGGGCGGGCGCTGCCCGCCGCGCTCACGCTGGCCGGCGTCGTCGTGGCGGACATGGTGGCGGTGTTCACCGTCCCGTCCTGGCTGACGCCGGGAAGCCGGTACGCCGCCGTGGTGATCGCCGTCGGCACGGTGTCCTGGTGCGTGGGCCGCTTCTGGCGCCAGTACGCGGAGTTGGTGCGGGCGGGCTGGGAGCGGGCCGAGCGGCTGGAGCGGGAGCGGCAACTGGTGGCCGAGCAGGCGCGGCTGCGCGAGCGGTCGCGGATCGCCCAGGACATGCACGACGTCCTCGGCCACGACCTCAGCCTGCTCGCCCTCTCCGCGGGAGCCCTCAAGCTGGCGCCCGGTCTGGCGGCGGAGCACAAGCAGACGGCCGAGGACATCAGGGGCCGGGCCGAGGCGGCGGTCGACCGGCTCGGCGAGGTGGTCGGCGTCCTGCGCGAGGAGGCGGACGGCGCACCGGCCCGGCCCGCCGACACCGACGTGGCCCGACTCGTGGAGGAAGCGCGCGCGTCCGGTCTGCCGGTCGAGGCGCGGGTGATCGGCGCCTCGGGGGTCGGCCCGCCGGTCGTCGTCCTGCGGGCCGTGCACCGGGTGGTGCAGGAGGCCCTCACGAACGCCGCCCGCCACGCCCCCGGCGCCGCCGTCACGGTCGACGTCACCCATGGGGCCGAGGAGTCCCGGGTGGCGGTCGAGAACGGCCCGCCCTCGGAGGGGACGGCGCACCGGACGGACGGGCGGCCGACGGCCGGACGGACAGCGGACGGGCGAACGGCGGGCGGGCGAACGGTGGGCGGGCGAACGGTGGGCGGGCGAACGGTGGGCGGGCGGGGGCTCGTCGGGCTGGACGAGCGCGTCAGGCTGGCGGGCGGCACCTTCAGTTGCGGGCCCACACCGGACGGCGGTTTCGCCGTCAGCGCGCGACTGCCCCGTACGCGCCCCGCGCAGGCGCGGACGCAGGCGCCCGCGCTCTCGCCCCAGCCGTCGGTGTCACCGTCGCTTTCGCCCCACGAGCCCCTCTCGCCCCATGAGCAGCACCGGCGGGCCCGTCGTGCGCTCGGGCGCACGCTGCTCGTCGCCACGGCCGTCTGCGCGCTGGCCACCGCCCTGCTGGGCGGGGCGCTGGCCTGGTGGGACATGCTGGTGACCGAGCGGTCGGTGCTGGCTGCCGAGGACTTCACCCGCCTGCGCCCCGGCCAGGACAGGGCGGAGATCGCCGCCTACCTGCCCGGCGAACAGACCGCGCACCGACCGGCGCACAGCCCGCCCCCGCCGACAGGACACGGAACGACGTGCGAGTACTACGCGATGACCGCCGACCTCTTCGACGACAGGTCGGGGGACGCCTACCGGCTCTGTTTCCGCGCGGGCACGCTGGTGTCCGCCGAAGCGCTGCGCCCGTGA
- a CDS encoding response regulator transcription factor, translated as MIRVLIADDDPMVRTGVRTILGTAPDIDVVAEAADGHEAVELVRRHRPHVAVLDIRMPGGANGIEAAATIHETVPETRVVMLTTFGEDEYILQALSGGAVGFLVKSGRPEELIEGVRAVADGAAYLSPKVAARVVAHLSASGAGVVAGRRSAARERVESLTAREREVLAHLGAGLSNGQIARRLCVVEGTVKAHVSSILARLGVDNRAAAAVVAHEAGIVPPASAAQP; from the coding sequence ATGATCCGGGTCCTGATCGCGGACGACGACCCGATGGTGCGCACAGGCGTACGCACCATCTTGGGTACGGCCCCCGACATCGACGTCGTCGCCGAGGCGGCGGACGGGCACGAGGCCGTGGAGCTGGTGCGGCGTCACCGGCCACACGTGGCCGTGCTCGACATCCGGATGCCCGGCGGCGCGAACGGCATCGAAGCGGCGGCCACGATCCACGAGACCGTGCCGGAGACGCGCGTGGTGATGCTGACGACGTTCGGGGAGGACGAGTACATCCTCCAGGCGCTCAGCGGCGGCGCCGTCGGCTTCCTCGTCAAGTCCGGCCGCCCCGAGGAACTGATCGAGGGCGTACGGGCCGTGGCCGACGGCGCCGCCTATCTGTCACCGAAAGTGGCCGCCCGGGTCGTCGCCCATCTGTCCGCCTCCGGCGCCGGGGTGGTGGCCGGGCGGCGCTCCGCCGCCCGGGAGCGGGTCGAGTCGCTCACCGCCCGCGAACGGGAGGTGCTCGCGCACCTGGGGGCCGGGCTGTCCAACGGTCAGATCGCCCGCCGCCTGTGCGTGGTGGAGGGCACCGTGAAGGCCCACGTCAGCTCCATACTGGCCCGGCTCGGCGTGGACAACAGGGCCGCCGCGGCGGTGGTGGCGCACGAGGCGGGGATCGTGCCACCCGCGTCCGCCGCCCAGCCGTGA
- a CDS encoding ATP-binding protein, whose protein sequence is MTTLGDVNQETHFSVLLSSTRRGARLARLIAVAQLCSWDVPLAASEDAALVVAELAANAATHGRVPGRNFRLELRMSDDGTLRIEVADTRGDAHPPAEPPEAADDAESGRGLLLVEALASRWGVLPGPFPRKTVWAEVALGKSPSSPSSPPSPSTLTKDQEPPCLSGRAGAAPRS, encoded by the coding sequence CTGACCACGCTGGGTGACGTGAACCAAGAAACCCACTTCAGCGTGCTGCTGTCCTCCACCCGCAGAGGCGCACGCCTCGCCCGCCTGATCGCCGTGGCTCAACTGTGCTCCTGGGACGTGCCGCTCGCGGCGAGCGAGGACGCCGCGCTCGTCGTCGCGGAGCTGGCCGCCAACGCGGCGACGCACGGCCGCGTACCAGGGCGCAACTTCCGGCTGGAGCTGCGCATGAGTGACGACGGCACGCTGCGCATCGAGGTGGCCGATACACGTGGGGACGCGCACCCGCCCGCCGAGCCGCCGGAGGCGGCGGACGACGCCGAGTCGGGGCGCGGGCTGCTGCTCGTCGAGGCGCTGGCGTCGCGGTGGGGGGTGTTGCCGGGGCCGTTTCCACGGAAGACGGTCTGGGCGGAGGTCGCGTTGGGGAAGTCCCCCTCGTCCCCGTCGTCCCCGCCGTCCCCGTCAACCCTGACGAAAGACCAAGAGCCGCCCTGTCTTTCGGGCCGGGCGGGGGCGGCGCCGCGTTCCTAG
- a CDS encoding helix-turn-helix domain-containing protein — MTDEDHGPDPGLEEDDSGAVMRAVGRMIKVWREGADLKQAELGARIGYGEEMVSAVERGRRVPKPEFLDNADEVLGAEGKISAMKEEVAEARYPKRIRDLAKLERDSVEVGAYEHQHVHALLQTEEYARALFGMRRPLHPEDVIERNISGRLARQRALEEVKTLPILNFVQEEVTLLRPLGGRAVHRRQLERLLVLGKMRNVEIQVMPTNREDHAGMAGAFQLFKLRRGSTLGYSEAQHISRLISKPHEVQSLEMQYGIIRAQALTPQDSLSYIEKVLGET; from the coding sequence ATGACGGACGAGGACCACGGGCCGGACCCCGGCCTGGAAGAGGACGATTCCGGAGCGGTGATGCGGGCGGTCGGCCGCATGATCAAAGTCTGGCGCGAGGGGGCCGACCTGAAACAGGCCGAGTTGGGCGCGCGCATCGGCTACGGCGAGGAGATGGTCTCGGCGGTGGAACGCGGCAGGCGCGTCCCCAAGCCGGAGTTCCTGGACAACGCGGATGAGGTTCTCGGTGCCGAGGGCAAGATCTCCGCGATGAAGGAGGAGGTCGCGGAGGCCCGCTACCCGAAGCGGATTCGCGACCTCGCGAAGCTGGAGCGGGACTCTGTTGAGGTGGGCGCATATGAGCACCAGCACGTGCATGCGCTTCTGCAGACGGAGGAGTACGCACGCGCGCTCTTCGGGATGAGGCGACCTCTGCACCCCGAGGATGTGATCGAGCGCAACATCAGTGGCCGTCTGGCACGCCAACGGGCCTTGGAGGAAGTGAAGACACTGCCAATCCTCAACTTCGTCCAGGAGGAGGTGACGCTGCTCCGCCCGCTCGGCGGCAGGGCGGTCCACCGGAGGCAGCTTGAACGGCTGCTCGTGCTGGGGAAGATGCGGAATGTTGAGATCCAGGTGATGCCGACCAACCGAGAAGACCACGCCGGAATGGCTGGAGCCTTCCAGTTGTTCAAACTGCGTCGTGGCAGCACCCTGGGGTACAGCGAAGCGCAGCACATCAGCAGGCTCATCTCGAAGCCGCACGAGGTGCAGTCCTTGGAGATGCAGTATGGAATCATCCGGGCGCAAGCGCTCACGCCTCAGGATTCATTGAGCTATATCGAGAAGGTACTGGGAGAGACATGA
- a CDS encoding DUF397 domain-containing protein, with product MTSTSAARSGSALEWTKSSYSGNENGSNCIEVAATPGTIHVRDSKDTTVPHLSISPTAWADFLTHTTS from the coding sequence ATGACCAGCACGTCAGCAGCCAGGAGTGGTTCCGCGCTGGAGTGGACCAAGAGCAGCTACAGCGGCAACGAGAACGGGTCCAACTGCATCGAGGTCGCCGCCACTCCCGGCACCATCCACGTCCGCGACTCCAAGGACACCACGGTCCCCCACCTCAGCATCTCCCCCACCGCCTGGGCGGACTTCCTCACCCACACCACCTCCTGA
- a CDS encoding DUF397 domain-containing protein, which yields MEWTKSSYSSNDGPECVEVAATPGAIHIRDSKDTTVPHLTVTPATWARFLGAVSARFTV from the coding sequence ATGGAGTGGACCAAGAGCAGCTACAGCAGCAACGACGGCCCTGAGTGCGTCGAGGTCGCCGCGACCCCCGGCGCCATCCACATCCGCGACTCCAAAGACACCACCGTCCCCCACCTCACCGTCACCCCGGCGACGTGGGCCCGCTTCCTTGGGGCCGTCTCCGCACGCTTCACCGTGTGA
- a CDS encoding AraC family transcriptional regulator encodes MVSCESLLASQPGSPVRHGTEGPVTEIVSARLAFDTGAAEPLLRVLPPVLRLDLDDSIGDALRSTFRLLELERTFSSFGSGFIMSRLADALFVYALRTHVSSAESSHGWLSALSDPQLAPALRDLHTDLAHPWTVEELARRTGMSRAAFAAAFRRKTGDSPINYLTYWRMHRAKALLRDTESSLQRIALAIGYDTDAAFSRAFRRHQSIAPGTWRRRWRASAGHSGETAE; translated from the coding sequence CTGGTCAGCTGCGAGAGCCTCCTGGCGTCTCAACCGGGTTCTCCTGTGCGCCACGGCACAGAGGGACCAGTGACCGAGATCGTCTCGGCGCGGTTGGCCTTCGACACCGGCGCCGCCGAGCCGCTGTTGAGAGTGCTGCCTCCCGTACTGCGGCTCGATCTCGACGACTCGATCGGCGACGCGTTGCGTTCCACCTTCAGGCTGCTGGAGCTGGAGCGGACATTCTCCAGTTTCGGGTCCGGGTTCATCATGAGCCGCCTGGCCGACGCCCTTTTTGTGTACGCGCTTCGCACCCACGTCTCATCCGCCGAGAGCTCACACGGGTGGCTCTCCGCTCTCAGCGACCCGCAGCTCGCGCCGGCACTCCGCGACCTTCACACCGATCTCGCACACCCATGGACGGTTGAGGAGCTCGCGCGCCGAACCGGGATGTCGCGGGCGGCGTTCGCCGCGGCGTTCAGACGGAAGACAGGTGACTCGCCCATCAACTACCTCACCTACTGGCGCATGCACCGGGCGAAAGCACTGCTGCGTGACACGGAATCGAGCCTGCAGCGGATTGCCCTCGCGATCGGCTACGACACCGACGCCGCCTTCAGCCGAGCGTTCCGCCGGCACCAGAGCATCGCGCCCGGAACATGGCGACGCCGATGGCGTGCCTCAGCAGGGCACTCTGGCGAGACGGCCGAGTGA